Proteins from a genomic interval of Oncorhynchus clarkii lewisi isolate Uvic-CL-2024 chromosome 15, UVic_Ocla_1.0, whole genome shotgun sequence:
- the LOC139366885 gene encoding polypyrimidine tract-binding protein 2-like: MDGMGDVAVGVKRGSDELMSTSVYNSGSDMSSIGDVTANGSDSKSNGSDSKKLRVEDRMEAPPSRVLHIRKLPNETSESEVIALGLPFGKVTNILTLKGKNQAFLELGTEEAAITMINYYSTVTPHVRNVPVFIQYSNHKELKTDSGNQRAQAVLQAVSAVQGGGTPASGSIVDLTAASSPVLRIIIDNMFYPVTLDVLQQIFSKFGTVMKIITFTKNNQFQALLQFNDPPTAQQAKVALDGQNIYNSCCTLRIDYSKLVNLNVKYNNDKSRDYTRPELPAGDGQPAIDPNMAAAFQGKDSNSLLGGLSPLNAAAAAAAAAGRVALSGHSGASGVLLASNLNEEMVTPQSLFTLFGVYGDAQRVKILYNKKDSALIQMADANQAQLAMSHLNGQKMHGKPIRVALSKHTSVQLPRDGLDDQGLTKDFTNSPLHRFKKPGSKNFQNIFPPTTTLHLSNIPTDVSEEDLRLLFSNAGGTVNAFKFFQDHKMALLQMSTVEEAIQGLIDLHNYNMGDNHHLRVSFSKSTI, from the exons TATGGGAGATGTTGCAGTTGGTGTGAAG AGAGGATCAGATGAGCTGATGTCAACCAGTGTCTACAACAGTGGATCTGACATGAGCAGTATCGGTG ATGTTACAGCCAATGGGAGCGACAGTAAATCCAATGGGAGCGACAGTAAAAAGCTGAGAGTGGAAGACCGGATGGAGGCCCCTCCCTCTCGTGTGCTGCACATCAGAAAACTGCCCAATGAAACTTCAGAATCGGAGGTCATTGCCCTGGGGTTACCTTTTGGGAAGGTCACAAATATCCTGACGCTTAAGGGGAAAAACCAG GCTTTCTTGGAGCTGGGCACAGAGGAAGCAGCGATAACCATGATCAACTACTACTCTACTGTGACACCGCATGTTCGGAACGTCCCCGTATTCATCCAGTATTCCAACCACAAAGAACTCAAAACAGATAGTGGGAACCAGCGGGCCCAGGCGGTCCTGCAGGCGGTGTCAGCGGTCCAAGGAGGAGGTACTCCTGCGTCGGGCTCCATTGTAGATCTAACCGCCGCGTCCAGCCCTGTGCTCAGAATAATCATCGATAACATGTTCTACCCGGTCACTCTGGATGTGCTGCAGCAG ATCTTCTCAAAGTTTGGCACGGTCATGAAGATCATCACATTCACCAAGAACAATCAGTTCCAGGCTCTGCTGCAGTTCAACGACCCACCCACCGCCCAGCAAGCCAAAGTA GCCCTGGATGGTCAGAACATCTACAACTCGTGCTGTACGCTCCGCATCGACTACTCCAAGCTGGTCAACCTGAACGTGAAGTACAACAACGACAAGAGCCGTGACTACACCCGGCCAGAGCTCCCTGCAGGGGACGGACAGCCTGCCATAGACCCCAACATGGCGGCTGCCTTTCAAGGCAAGGACTCCAACTCTCTGCTCG GTGGCCTGAGCCCGCTGAATGCTGCCGCggcggctgctgctgctgcagggagGGTAGCTCTGTCCGGTCACTCTGGCGCCAGTGGCGTGCTCCTGGCCTCCAACCTCAACGAAGAG ATGGTTACGCCCCAAAGTCTGTTTACTCTCTTCG GGGTGTATGGTGATGCCCAGAGGGTGAAGATCCTCTACAATAAGAAAGACAGTGCTCTGATACAGATGGCTGATGCCAACCAAGCCCAGCTAG CTATGAGTCACCTGAATGGGCAGAAGATGCATGGGAAACCAATCAGGGTGGCTCTGTCTAAGCACACCTCGGTGCAGCTGCCCAGGGATGGACTGGATGACCAGGGCCTCACCAAAGACTTCACTAACTCGCCCCTGCACCGCTTCAAGAAGCCTGGCTCCAAGAACTTCCAGAATATTTTCCCTCCCACCACTACTCTTCACCTCTCCAACATCCC AACGGACGTTTCCGAGGAAGACCTCCGACTGCTGTTCTCCAACGCCGGGGGAACCGTGAACGCGTTCAAGTTCTTTCA GGATCACAAAATGGCGCTGCTCCAGATGTCAACGGTGGAGGAGGCCATCCAGGGTCTGATCGACCTCCACAACTACAACATGGGTGACAACCATCACCTGAGAGTCTCCTTCTCCAAATCCACCATCTAA